In the Aneurinibacillus soli genome, one interval contains:
- a CDS encoding methyl-accepting chemotaxis protein translates to MMNWIASSVGRRLQVAFILLLLLPSLVIGSFSYNTAKDRIQNDMVNSAERNVKFLNDLINNTIENEKKSVGFLSQSIDASLYNGKQSPRVMEIIHRYQSTHPEITSAYVGTQTGILIADGADKLPSDYDPRKRVWYQEAMQNKESASVSEPYLDKLKNVFVVSVSKPLKDGSGVVAIDLDLTSLSNSVKQTKIGEHGYGFIIDQTRKAIVHPTIKSGDAIPEQTMGELFKKDEGTYIFNEDGEQKETFFTTNTITGWKVAGTIKLAEIQESVQGIFFTTVVTIIVSLLLGAVVTYWVIISITRPLKLLSDASDKISQGDLTERVSLNAKDELGQLGNHFNHMSESLQSVLYQVKERVDLLAVASEQLMASSQETAKATEHISGTVHEIAVGSEEEARNVEGMSATIADMSDMLQEIAQHTQITSVSMANTSTIASKGNETILTAVQQMNFIQNSVDELSSIIKHLHESIDQIGNFAGLITDISSQTNLLALNAAIEAARAGEHGRGFAVVADEVRKLAEQSSQSAGSVTELIDMIKNKMDTALRSMENSRREVAKGMEVVDDAGASFTQIYQSIDEVSHEINEVSASVQQITASTEQFVTSIRSVTKTVEKVSEGINEVSASTEEQLASMEEVSATAASLAKMAEELEDIVKQFKA, encoded by the coding sequence ATGATGAATTGGATTGCATCAAGTGTAGGAAGAAGGTTACAGGTTGCTTTTATTCTCCTTTTACTGCTGCCGAGTCTAGTTATTGGAAGTTTCTCGTATAATACTGCTAAAGACCGGATACAAAACGATATGGTCAATTCTGCGGAACGAAACGTGAAATTTCTAAACGACTTAATTAACAATACGATAGAAAATGAGAAAAAGAGTGTAGGCTTTTTATCTCAGTCTATTGATGCAAGTTTATATAATGGGAAACAAAGCCCACGTGTTATGGAAATTATTCATCGTTACCAAAGTACGCATCCGGAAATTACGTCTGCATACGTTGGTACACAAACGGGGATTCTGATTGCAGACGGGGCGGACAAACTTCCGTCAGACTATGATCCCAGGAAGCGAGTATGGTATCAAGAAGCGATGCAAAATAAAGAGAGCGCAAGTGTTTCAGAGCCATACCTTGATAAGCTTAAAAATGTATTTGTTGTAAGCGTTTCAAAACCGCTGAAAGATGGAAGCGGGGTTGTTGCTATCGATTTAGATCTTACCAGTCTGAGTAATTCAGTGAAACAAACAAAAATTGGCGAACATGGGTATGGATTTATCATCGATCAAACCAGGAAAGCCATTGTTCATCCTACGATAAAAAGTGGTGACGCGATCCCTGAACAGACTATGGGGGAACTATTTAAAAAAGATGAAGGCACATATATATTTAACGAGGATGGGGAGCAAAAAGAAACATTTTTTACAACGAATACGATTACAGGATGGAAAGTAGCTGGCACGATAAAATTAGCAGAAATTCAAGAGAGTGTTCAAGGTATTTTCTTTACTACAGTTGTTACGATTATCGTCTCGCTGCTGTTGGGAGCTGTTGTGACATATTGGGTGATTATTTCCATTACAAGACCACTCAAATTGTTAAGTGATGCTTCGGATAAAATTAGCCAGGGTGATTTAACGGAGAGAGTTAGCTTGAACGCTAAAGATGAGCTTGGTCAACTGGGAAATCACTTTAATCACATGAGTGAATCCTTACAGTCCGTTTTATACCAGGTAAAAGAAAGGGTAGATCTTTTGGCGGTTGCCTCCGAACAACTAATGGCAAGTTCCCAAGAAACAGCTAAGGCGACGGAACATATTTCTGGTACAGTTCATGAGATTGCAGTCGGATCAGAGGAGGAGGCGAGAAACGTAGAGGGTATGTCAGCAACGATTGCTGACATGTCTGATATGCTCCAGGAAATCGCCCAGCATACGCAGATCACGTCTGTATCTATGGCTAATACTTCTACTATAGCGTCCAAAGGAAATGAAACCATTCTTACAGCCGTTCAGCAGATGAACTTTATTCAAAACTCAGTCGATGAGTTATCTAGTATTATCAAGCATTTACATGAAAGTATTGATCAAATTGGAAATTTTGCTGGGCTGATTACAGATATATCAAGCCAAACAAACCTTTTGGCTTTGAATGCTGCCATCGAAGCAGCAAGAGCGGGAGAACATGGACGAGGGTTTGCTGTTGTAGCGGATGAAGTTCGAAAGCTGGCAGAGCAATCTTCTCAATCGGCCGGTAGTGTTACAGAATTAATTGATATGATTAAAAATAAAATGGATACTGCGTTACGTTCGATGGAGAATAGTAGAAGAGAAGTAGCAAAAGGTATGGAGGTTGTCGATGATGCTGGAGCCTCCTTTACTCAAATCTACCAATCTATAGATGAAGTAAGCCATGAAATTAATGAGGTTTCCGCTTCGGTTCAACAGATTACAGCAAGTACCGAGCAGTTTGTTACGTCAATTCGCTCTGTAACAAAGACGGTAGAAAAAGTATCAGAAGGTATTAATGAGGTGTCAGCTAGCACGGAAGAACAATTGGCTTCGATGGAGGAGGTTTCCGCTACAGCAGCCTCTTTAGCTAAAATGGCGGAAGAGCTTGAGGACATTGTAAAACAATTTAAAGCATAG
- a CDS encoding recombinase family protein, giving the protein MYRPTGKDVFIYLRKSRKDIEEEKKALDTGKQYDTLSKHRKELLELVKREQHNVIDIFEEVVSGEFLSERQIAQEMLRQVEEGSIEGVVVMDLDRLGRGDMIDAGTIFRSFKFSDTLIITPNEVIDCNSEGAELLFGVKSIIAREELKQINKRLQGGRRRSAKDGKSITRKPPYGYTRDENLKLHPNPEEAQIVRKIFELAAEGNGRQAVAKKLEQLSIKPPEGNLWEQSTISYIVKNEVYLGHIVWGKHKYSKRNGKRVKKSVPPELWVRHEDAHEAIISKELFEQANLAITGRYRAPTREGLQLSNPLAGIVKCSRCERALSQSRTKDRPNPQLRCTNPNCQPFQKGVLLPILEQRILDSLSMLVEQPSLHQDELAASIEKEESTIEHKQKQIKKLEKEIQELHGMRETVFEMLEKKVYTEDIFLQRHQAIEQKLKEAESNIEQLKKEIELEEAQLHHKENIIPQIKKVIEEYQEIDDPVEKNHLLKSILDRVYFTRKKEWTKKDQFELEIVPRLPI; this is encoded by the coding sequence ATGTACCGCCCTACTGGAAAAGATGTATTCATTTACCTTCGGAAAAGTCGTAAGGACATCGAAGAAGAGAAAAAAGCACTGGATACTGGCAAACAGTACGACACCCTATCCAAGCACCGTAAAGAGTTGCTAGAGCTAGTGAAGCGCGAGCAGCATAATGTGATCGACATATTTGAGGAAGTAGTATCTGGGGAATTTCTATCCGAGCGCCAAATCGCCCAGGAGATGCTTCGTCAGGTCGAAGAAGGATCTATCGAAGGCGTTGTTGTCATGGACCTTGACCGTCTAGGTCGTGGCGATATGATTGATGCCGGTACGATCTTCCGGTCTTTTAAGTTCTCTGACACACTCATTATCACACCGAATGAAGTGATTGACTGTAATTCAGAAGGAGCTGAGCTGCTGTTTGGAGTAAAGTCGATCATCGCTCGTGAGGAACTGAAGCAGATCAATAAGCGTCTGCAAGGTGGCCGCCGTCGATCCGCAAAGGATGGGAAATCGATCACCAGAAAGCCCCCGTATGGATACACGCGTGACGAGAACTTGAAGCTGCACCCCAATCCGGAAGAAGCTCAGATCGTGCGCAAAATATTCGAGCTTGCTGCCGAAGGAAATGGTCGCCAGGCAGTGGCAAAAAAATTAGAACAGCTTAGTATTAAGCCACCGGAGGGAAATCTCTGGGAGCAATCAACCATTAGCTATATCGTGAAGAACGAGGTTTATCTCGGGCATATCGTTTGGGGCAAACACAAATACTCTAAGCGAAACGGGAAGCGTGTAAAGAAAAGTGTCCCACCTGAATTGTGGGTCCGACACGAGGATGCGCATGAAGCAATCATCTCGAAGGAATTGTTTGAACAGGCGAATCTGGCTATTACCGGCCGGTATCGCGCCCCGACAAGAGAGGGGCTTCAACTGAGCAACCCACTGGCCGGTATCGTCAAGTGCAGCCGTTGCGAACGTGCTTTATCTCAATCCCGTACAAAAGATAGACCGAACCCGCAATTGCGTTGCACCAACCCAAACTGTCAGCCATTCCAGAAAGGTGTTCTTCTCCCTATTTTGGAACAAAGAATACTAGATTCGCTTTCTATGTTGGTAGAACAACCCTCACTTCATCAGGATGAGCTGGCTGCTTCGATAGAAAAGGAAGAGTCTACGATTGAACATAAACAGAAGCAAATCAAAAAGCTAGAAAAAGAGATTCAAGAACTGCACGGGATGCGAGAAACAGTATTCGAAATGCTAGAGAAAAAAGTATATACCGAGGACATCTTCTTACAACGCCATCAGGCGATCGAGCAGAAACTGAAAGAAGCTGAATCGAATATCGAGCAGCTGAAAAAAGAGATAGAGCTGGAAGAAGCCCAGCTCCATCATAAAGAGAATATTATCCCTCAGATCAAAAAGGTCATCGAAGAGTATCAGGAGATCGATGATCCAGTGGAGAAAAACCACCTCCTCAAATCCATTCTCGACAGAGTATACTTTACTCGAAAGAAGGAATGGACGAAGAAAGATCAGTTTGAGCTTGAAATTGTACCAAGACTACCGATATAG
- a CDS encoding SEL1-like repeat protein, with the protein MKKLWGNKHITHKVQQSKERRFFLITMLSCAFVFSPSIGNAATTLDRNNQDSLYTGSVESNSESFKTLLKEAEAGDDESQYLVGEAYYYGSGVQKNYKKAFEWYMKAAVQGNIDAEYTIGYFYYKGLEIPKDDKKAMEWYLKAAEQGQTSAQTSVGSFYRQGIATSQDYKKAMEWFLKAAEQEDVDAQFNIGNLYLNGLGVTEDYKKAMEWFLKAAAQGDTDAQHIIGLLYENGQGVTKDYKKAMEWFLKAAEQGNADAQYSIGLAYENGHGVARNYKKAMEWYLKADAQEDADAQCNIGVLYHNGLGVTRDYKKAMEWYLKAAEQENANAQYNIGILYEHGQGIVKDDNKAIEWYQKAAKQGDQDALDRIKALQKK; encoded by the coding sequence ATGAAAAAGTTATGGGGAAATAAACATATCACCCATAAAGTTCAACAGTCAAAAGAGCGTCGTTTTTTTCTTATTACAATGCTTTCATGTGCTTTTGTTTTCTCTCCATCTATCGGCAACGCAGCTACAACTCTGGATAGAAACAACCAAGATAGTCTCTATACGGGGTCTGTAGAATCTAATAGTGAATCATTCAAAACTCTCCTAAAAGAAGCAGAAGCAGGAGATGATGAATCACAGTATCTAGTTGGAGAGGCATATTATTACGGTTCAGGAGTTCAAAAAAACTATAAAAAAGCATTTGAATGGTATATGAAAGCAGCTGTACAAGGCAATATAGATGCAGAATATACCATTGGATATTTTTATTATAAAGGTTTAGAGATACCAAAGGATGATAAAAAAGCGATGGAGTGGTACCTCAAGGCTGCTGAACAAGGGCAAACTTCTGCTCAAACTAGTGTTGGATCTTTTTATCGCCAAGGGATAGCTACCTCTCAGGATTATAAAAAGGCCATGGAATGGTTCCTCAAGGCCGCTGAGCAAGAGGATGTTGATGCTCAGTTTAATATAGGTAATTTATATTTAAACGGATTGGGCGTTACCGAAGATTATAAGAAAGCCATGGAATGGTTCCTTAAGGCTGCTGCTCAAGGGGATACTGATGCTCAACATATCATAGGACTCTTATATGAAAACGGACAGGGTGTTACTAAAGATTATAAGAAAGCAATGGAATGGTTCCTCAAAGCTGCTGAACAAGGAAATGCTGATGCCCAGTACAGTATAGGTCTTGCATATGAAAATGGACACGGAGTTGCAAGAAACTATAAGAAAGCCATGGAATGGTACCTCAAGGCTGATGCTCAAGAAGATGCTGATGCTCAGTGTAATATAGGCGTTTTATATCATAATGGATTGGGCGTTACCAGAGACTATAAAAAGGCCATGGAATGGTACCTCAAGGCCGCTGAGCAAGAGAATGCTAATGCTCAATATAACATAGGAATCTTATATGAACACGGACAGGGAATTGTCAAAGATGACAATAAAGCCATAGAATGGTATCAAAAAGCGGCCAAACAAGGAGATCAAGATGCACTGGATCGGATTAAGGCTTTGCAAAAAAAATAA
- the yhbH gene encoding sporulation protein YhbH, with protein sequence MKHEPSFIISREDWSLHRKGHQDQMRHQQKVKDAIRKNLPDLVSEESIIMSNGRDMVKIPIRSLDEYRIRYNYNKSQHVGQGDGDSKVGDVVARDGDPKQGPGKGQGAGDQAGEDYYEAEISVEELQEMLFAEMELPNLEQKDQDEIVVTDIRFNDIRKKGLMGNIDKKRTLLEALRRNGLAGREGIQDISNDDLRFKTWEEIIEPHSNAVIIAMMDTSGSMGQLEKYVARSFFFWMLRFLRTKYEKVEIVFIAHHTEAKEVTEEAFFSKGESGGTICSSAYRKALEIIDARYPPSMYNIYPFHFSDGDNLTSDNDRCVKLVRELMEKCNMFGYGEVNHYTSLRYIQKGSREIRLEPFLIP encoded by the coding sequence GTGAAACATGAGCCATCATTTATCATTTCGCGGGAGGACTGGTCGTTGCATCGTAAAGGGCATCAGGACCAGATGCGGCACCAGCAAAAAGTGAAAGATGCGATCCGCAAAAACCTCCCCGATCTTGTCAGTGAAGAAAGCATTATTATGTCGAACGGGCGGGATATGGTGAAAATCCCGATCCGCTCGCTCGACGAGTATCGCATTCGTTACAACTATAATAAGAGCCAGCATGTCGGCCAGGGGGACGGAGACTCAAAGGTAGGCGACGTGGTAGCGCGGGATGGTGACCCAAAACAGGGGCCAGGCAAGGGGCAAGGAGCGGGCGATCAGGCAGGTGAAGATTACTACGAGGCAGAAATCTCGGTTGAAGAGCTACAGGAGATGCTGTTCGCTGAGATGGAGCTGCCGAATCTTGAACAGAAAGATCAGGATGAGATTGTCGTGACGGATATACGGTTCAATGACATCCGTAAAAAAGGTCTTATGGGTAATATCGATAAGAAACGTACACTGCTTGAAGCACTTCGGCGTAACGGGCTGGCGGGGCGTGAGGGAATTCAAGATATTTCGAATGATGACTTGCGTTTTAAGACGTGGGAGGAAATTATCGAACCGCATTCGAACGCGGTAATCATTGCGATGATGGATACGTCTGGTTCGATGGGTCAGCTTGAAAAGTATGTCGCGCGCAGTTTCTTCTTCTGGATGCTGCGCTTTTTGCGCACAAAGTATGAAAAAGTGGAGATTGTGTTTATCGCCCATCATACGGAGGCAAAGGAAGTGACGGAGGAAGCGTTTTTCTCCAAGGGAGAGAGCGGGGGAACGATTTGCTCGTCTGCGTACCGCAAAGCGCTGGAGATTATCGACGCACGCTATCCACCGTCGATGTATAACATTTATCCGTTTCATTTTTCTGATGGAGATAATCTGACGTCAGATAATGACCGCTGCGTGAAGCTGGTGCGGGAATTGATGGAGAAGTGTAATATGTTCGGATATGGTGAGGTGAACCATTATACATCTTTAAGATATATACAAAAAGGTTCGAGAGAAATAAGACTCGAACCTTTTTTAATACCTTAA
- a CDS encoding PrkA family serine protein kinase, which produces MDILKRIADYRAREEQLMWEGTFAEYLEIVRKNPHVAQTAHSRVYNMIKHAGIEHNENGSKTYNFFSREIYGLDRAIEKLVEEYFHSSAMRLDVRKRILLLMGPVSGGKSTIVTMLKRGLEHFSRTDDGAVYAIKGCPMQEDPLHLVPHDLRPDIEKELGIKIEGNLSPYNQMRLETEYGGRLEDMPIERILFSEAKRKGIGTFSPSDPKSQDIADLTGSIDFSTITKYGSESDPRAYRFDGELNKANRGLMEFQEMLKCDEKFLWNLLSLTQEGNFKAGRFALISADELIVAHTNESEYKTFIGNKKNEALQSRIIVMRVPYNLRVSDEEKIYDKLIKQSDLGHVHIAPHALRAAAIFSILTRLKDSKKQGVDLLKKLRLYDGESVEGFKESDIKELQTEFIDEGMGGIDPRYVINRISSALIRRDTECINALDILRALKDGLDQTATVSKEEKERYLTFINIARKEYDELAKKEVQKAFVYSYEESAKTLMDNYLDNVESYCNKAKVRDPITGEEMDADEKLMRSIEEQIGISENAKKSFREEILIRISAYARKGKRFDYNSHERLREAIEKKLFADLKDVVKITTSSKTPDEMQLKKVNEVTARLIDGHGYCPICANELLRYVGSLLNR; this is translated from the coding sequence ATGGATATCCTAAAACGGATCGCAGACTACCGCGCCCGTGAAGAACAACTGATGTGGGAAGGCACGTTCGCCGAGTATTTGGAAATCGTACGCAAAAATCCTCATGTGGCTCAAACTGCACACTCCCGGGTGTATAACATGATTAAACATGCCGGGATTGAACATAACGAAAACGGAAGCAAAACATACAACTTTTTCAGTCGGGAAATTTACGGTCTGGATCGTGCGATTGAGAAACTGGTAGAGGAATATTTCCATTCATCGGCTATGCGTCTGGATGTACGAAAGCGGATTCTACTTCTCATGGGGCCGGTTAGCGGCGGAAAATCGACAATTGTGACGATGCTAAAGCGTGGATTGGAACATTTCTCACGTACAGATGACGGAGCTGTATATGCCATTAAAGGCTGCCCAATGCAAGAGGACCCCTTGCACCTCGTGCCGCATGACTTGCGTCCGGATATTGAAAAAGAGCTTGGAATCAAAATCGAAGGCAATCTGTCCCCGTATAACCAGATGCGTCTTGAGACAGAATACGGCGGCCGATTGGAGGATATGCCGATCGAGCGAATTCTGTTCTCGGAGGCAAAACGCAAGGGGATCGGAACATTCAGTCCGTCTGATCCAAAGTCGCAGGATATCGCAGATTTAACCGGAAGTATTGACTTCTCAACAATTACGAAGTACGGTTCAGAGTCTGATCCACGTGCATATCGTTTTGATGGAGAGTTGAACAAGGCGAACCGTGGCTTGATGGAATTCCAGGAGATGCTGAAGTGCGATGAGAAATTCCTCTGGAACCTGCTTTCACTTACACAGGAAGGGAACTTCAAAGCCGGGCGATTCGCTCTTATTTCAGCTGATGAATTAATTGTTGCTCATACGAATGAATCGGAGTACAAAACGTTCATTGGCAATAAGAAAAACGAGGCGTTACAGTCCCGGATTATCGTCATGCGTGTTCCGTATAACTTGCGTGTATCAGATGAAGAGAAAATTTACGACAAGCTCATTAAGCAAAGCGACCTCGGTCACGTGCACATCGCACCGCACGCGCTTCGCGCCGCAGCCATCTTCTCCATTCTCACTCGTCTCAAAGATTCCAAGAAGCAGGGTGTCGATTTGCTGAAGAAGCTTCGTCTCTACGATGGAGAATCGGTTGAAGGGTTCAAGGAATCCGATATTAAAGAGTTGCAAACCGAATTCATTGACGAAGGCATGGGTGGAATTGATCCGCGCTATGTGATTAACCGCATCTCCAGCGCACTCATTCGCCGCGATACGGAATGCATCAATGCGCTCGATATTTTGCGCGCACTTAAGGATGGCCTCGATCAGACCGCGACCGTATCGAAGGAAGAGAAAGAACGGTACTTGACGTTTATTAACATCGCACGCAAAGAGTACGATGAGCTGGCGAAGAAGGAAGTGCAGAAAGCATTCGTCTACTCGTATGAAGAGTCCGCGAAAACGCTCATGGATAACTATCTTGACAATGTGGAGTCGTACTGCAATAAGGCGAAAGTACGCGATCCGATCACCGGGGAGGAAATGGATGCGGACGAAAAACTCATGCGTTCCATTGAGGAACAGATTGGCATTTCCGAAAATGCGAAAAAATCGTTCCGCGAAGAAATTCTCATTCGCATCTCCGCGTATGCGCGCAAAGGCAAACGTTTTGATTATAACAGTCATGAGCGTCTGCGTGAAGCGATTGAGAAGAAGTTATTCGCTGACCTGAAGGATGTTGTGAAGATTACGACATCTAGCAAAACCCCGGATGAAATGCAGCTGAAAAAAGTAAATGAAGTGACCGCCCGTCTTATCGATGGACACGGATACTGCCCGATCTGCGCCAACGAATTGCTGCGCTATGTCGGCAGCCTCCTGAATCGATAG
- a CDS encoding antibiotic biosynthesis monooxygenase family protein, translating to MYVVMNVLQVPKAMQGRMTEMFGKSAERMKEVPGCLEFQFLGGQDIDKQVVYTKWDSEQSFRAWTESDSFRRAHAHSNENNPATGSQLEIYEVLHSAVYDNK from the coding sequence ATGTATGTAGTTATGAATGTCTTGCAAGTTCCAAAAGCAATGCAAGGCCGTATGACGGAGATGTTTGGCAAAAGTGCAGAACGAATGAAGGAAGTTCCAGGCTGTCTGGAGTTTCAATTTCTTGGCGGCCAAGATATAGACAAGCAGGTTGTGTATACGAAGTGGGATAGTGAACAATCATTCCGCGCCTGGACGGAGAGCGACTCATTCCGCCGCGCACATGCGCATTCGAATGAGAACAATCCGGCGACAGGTTCACAGCTTGAAATTTACGAAGTGCTGCACAGTGCTGTATACGATAACAAATAA
- a CDS encoding DUF3967 domain-containing protein: MNAESSGSSKQEEDGLERSVRERDERITQMIREKQETRILLASMEQPSFWRRLFRRT; encoded by the coding sequence ATGAATGCCGAATCGTCTGGATCCAGCAAACAGGAAGAGGATGGCCTGGAAAGAAGCGTTCGAGAACGTGACGAGCGTATTACACAGATGATACGTGAAAAACAGGAAACTCGTATACTTCTTGCTTCCATGGAGCAACCGTCCTTCTGGCGCCGCCTTTTTCGCCGAACATAA
- a CDS encoding MetQ/NlpA family ABC transporter substrate-binding protein gives MKKWIVTAILALVVGLLAACGGGSNQQNAATKKIIVGASSVPHAEILNHVKDKLKAQGVDMEVQVFDDYVIPNTALEDKKIDANYFQTVPYLEDFNAKHGTHIKALDGIHLEPMGLYPGKETAKQPKKGAVIAIPDDVSNGARALKLLEAQGWFKLTPNKKLNDLTKKDIIENPNNIQIKEMQASMLPRAIGEVDYAVINGNYAMEGGLTPDKALAMEKKGSDAAKTFANIVAVKEGDENREEIKKLMAVLKSDDTKKFIEEKYKGSVIPVF, from the coding sequence ATGAAGAAGTGGATTGTAACGGCAATTCTTGCACTGGTTGTAGGCCTGCTCGCAGCGTGTGGCGGCGGAAGCAATCAGCAGAACGCAGCAACGAAAAAGATTATTGTAGGGGCAAGTTCAGTTCCACATGCGGAGATTCTGAATCATGTGAAGGACAAGCTGAAAGCACAGGGCGTAGACATGGAAGTGCAAGTATTTGATGACTACGTAATTCCGAACACCGCGCTTGAAGATAAGAAGATTGATGCGAACTACTTCCAGACAGTTCCGTATCTTGAGGATTTCAACGCAAAACATGGCACACATATTAAAGCATTAGACGGCATTCACCTTGAGCCGATGGGTCTGTACCCAGGTAAAGAAACAGCGAAGCAGCCGAAAAAAGGTGCCGTGATCGCAATTCCGGATGATGTATCAAACGGTGCACGTGCATTGAAATTGCTTGAAGCACAAGGTTGGTTCAAACTTACACCGAACAAGAAGTTGAATGATCTGACCAAGAAAGACATCATAGAAAACCCGAATAATATCCAAATTAAAGAAATGCAGGCGTCTATGCTGCCGCGTGCGATTGGTGAAGTTGATTACGCCGTGATCAATGGGAACTATGCGATGGAGGGCGGCCTAACTCCAGACAAAGCCCTCGCTATGGAGAAAAAAGGTTCTGATGCAGCGAAAACGTTCGCGAATATCGTAGCCGTTAAAGAAGGCGATGAAAACCGTGAAGAGATTAAAAAGCTGATGGCAGTGCTGAAATCCGATGATACGAAGAAATTCATCGAAGAGAAATACAAAGGTTCAGTTATCCCGGTATTCTAA
- a CDS encoding HAD family hydrolase, whose protein sequence is MTEPRAILFDLDGTLLTMDTEAFVKRYIERLGAYTAHIIEPQKLGASLWEATKHAMQDDDGTKTNAEVFQQKFLDLTGLAYDTVWPVFDQFYADEFPMLKEDCGPHPYAAKVVEEAKRQGYQVVVATNPVFPGVSIIERLCWAGFAAEDFTHVTVFEESHYCKPNPNYFREISEHIGISPERCIMIGNDMQQDMVAEEVGMQTFLVEDYKIDRGVPQHRVTASGMMKELYGMLVSQQGPFVKKSE, encoded by the coding sequence ATGACGGAGCCGCGTGCAATTTTATTTGATTTAGATGGGACACTGCTGACGATGGATACGGAAGCTTTCGTGAAGCGATACATAGAACGTCTCGGGGCATACACGGCGCATATTATTGAGCCGCAAAAGCTTGGCGCATCACTTTGGGAAGCGACAAAGCACGCGATGCAGGACGATGATGGCACCAAAACGAACGCTGAAGTATTCCAGCAGAAGTTTCTTGATCTGACCGGATTGGCGTATGATACGGTGTGGCCGGTATTTGACCAGTTTTATGCGGATGAGTTTCCGATGCTTAAGGAAGACTGCGGCCCGCATCCGTATGCCGCAAAAGTGGTGGAAGAAGCAAAGCGGCAGGGGTATCAGGTTGTTGTCGCCACGAATCCGGTATTTCCGGGTGTCTCGATTATCGAACGTTTGTGCTGGGCAGGATTTGCTGCGGAAGATTTCACACATGTGACCGTATTTGAAGAATCCCATTACTGCAAGCCAAATCCGAATTACTTCCGCGAGATTAGCGAACATATCGGCATTTCACCTGAACGCTGTATCATGATCGGGAATGACATGCAGCAAGATATGGTGGCAGAAGAAGTTGGGATGCAAACTTTTTTGGTGGAAGATTACAAGATTGATCGAGGTGTACCACAGCACCGCGTTACAGCGTCAGGCATGATGAAAGAGCTGTATGGTATGCTTGTAAGCCAGCAAGGACCTTTTGTGAAAAAGTCTGAATAA
- the trmL gene encoding tRNA (uridine(34)/cytosine(34)/5-carboxymethylaminomethyluridine(34)-2'-O)-methyltransferase TrmL codes for MALNIVLHEPLIPANTGNIARTCAATKTRLHLIKPLGFSTDDRYLKRAGLDYWYAVDLTYYESFDDFMDKNLDCRLFFIETNGAVYHSAAEYRDGDFFVFGKETTGIPADIMEKYPGQIIRIPMSDATRSLNLSNTAAVILYEALRQTGYPGMS; via the coding sequence ATGGCGCTTAATATTGTGCTGCACGAACCGCTTATTCCTGCGAATACGGGAAATATTGCGCGGACGTGCGCCGCAACGAAAACACGGTTGCATCTGATTAAACCGCTCGGCTTCTCGACGGATGACCGCTACTTGAAGCGGGCTGGACTCGATTACTGGTATGCGGTTGATTTGACATATTATGAGTCGTTTGACGACTTTATGGACAAAAACTTAGATTGCCGCCTGTTTTTTATCGAAACGAACGGAGCAGTGTACCATTCCGCAGCTGAATATCGGGATGGTGATTTTTTTGTGTTTGGGAAGGAGACGACTGGGATTCCAGCCGATATTATGGAGAAGTATCCTGGTCAGATTATCCGTATTCCCATGAGCGATGCGACACGCTCGCTCAATTTGTCCAACACGGCGGCAGTGATTTTGTACGAAGCGCTGCGCCAGACCGGATATCCCGGTATGAGTTAA